One window of Tachysurus vachellii isolate PV-2020 chromosome 21, HZAU_Pvac_v1, whole genome shotgun sequence genomic DNA carries:
- the si:dkeyp-113d7.10 gene encoding uncharacterized protein si:dkeyp-113d7.10 — MNGSLYISFFQGQLESVLEQVVQVAVTEITGTVGGSLSSMLLETARKEQENQRLRDTLQSAGRAERESGETEDPEPQHAASRPAYQHDSVRHEQKRRAVGQLKVVMERVLEFAVRELSKIVEDSFDDVLLELRKTDRENEELMEKLRGVVEENGAGKVEINESQGDQVGSPNITDVVKDEERADAKEQGMEQLQNTEDSAPPTVISVSQDWVPVLDQVFGQKWCADIWPIKEPGDIKAEQSCFPSEGPIRPDSGPHRKDESQSDRPQWLQDTQAPTVNFDTQQTSETSLKEDDVQLKSPSMLHRLLTLPSQLLDGEDESMESEESLLNAITSLHRAQTPHQDTIRADERDGGKDLEDQEELQGEEEEAKPRSCRSGRKNHACKTCGKKFSRAHLLKVHKLTHKEAHSPFSKLHTHACTDSGKTT, encoded by the exons ATGAACGGCTCGCTGTACATCTCGTTTTTTCAGGGCCAGCTGGAGTCTGTGCTGGAGCAGGTGGTGCAGGTCGCAGTGACCGAGATCACAGGGACGGTCGGGGGCAGTCTGAGCTCCATGCTCCTGGAAACGGCCCGTAAGGAGCAGGAGAACCAGCGGCTCAGAGACACCCTGCAGTCTGCGGGACGcgcggagagagagagcggggagACGGAGGACCCCGAGCCGCAACATGCCGCCTCTAGGCCCGCATATCAACACGACTCTGTCCGGCACGAGCAGAAAAGACGAGCTGTGG GCCAGCTGAAGGTGGTGATGGAACGTGTGCTGGAGTTTGCTGTGCGTGAGCTCAGTAAGATTGTAGAGGACAGCTTTGACGATGTTCTTCTGGAGCTCAGGAAGACAGACCGGGAGAATGAGGAGCTAATGGAGAAGCTACGTGGTGTGGTGGAGGAGAACGGAGCTGGCAAAGTGGAGATAAACGAGTCTCAGGGAGACCAGGTGGGATCTCCAAACATCACTGATGTAGTGAAGGATGAGGAGAGAGCAGATGCAAAAGAACAGGGAATGGAACAGCTGCAGAACACTGAAG actctGCCCCCCCGACAGTGATCAGCGTGTCTCAGGACTGGGTTCCAGTGCTGGATCAGGTGTTCGGTCAGAAGTGGTGTGCTGACATTTGGCCCATTAAAGAACCCGGAGACATTAAAGCAGAACAGTCATGTTTCCCTTCTGAAGGACCAATCAGACCAGACTCAGGGCCACACAGGAAAGACGAGAGCCAATCAGATCGGCCACAATGGCTGCAGGACACTCAGGCCCCGACTGTGAACTTTGACACCCAGCAGACTTCCGAGACAAGCCTGAAGG AAGACGATGTTCAGTTAAAATCGCCGTCGATGCTCCACCGCCTGCTCACGCTTCCGTCTCAGCTGTTAGATGGCGAAGACGAGTCAATGGAGTCAGAGGAGAGTCTGCTGAATGCTATCACCTCACTGCACAGGGCTCAAACGCCTCATCAGGACACCATCAGAGCAGATGAACGTGATGGTGGCAAAGACCTCGAGGACCAGGAGGAGTTGcaaggagaggaagaagaagccaAGCCAAGGTCCTGCAGGAGCGGGAGGAAGAACCATGCCTGTAAGACCTGCGGCAAGAAGTTCAGCCGAGCTCATCTGCTCAAAGTGCACAAGCTTACACACAAGGAAGCTCACTCGCCGTTCTCCAAACTCCACACTCACGCATGCACCGATTCGGGGAAAACCACATGA